From the genome of Solidesulfovibrio carbinolicus, one region includes:
- a CDS encoding PAS domain S-box protein: MVKARLRTVICAAIALAGAALATLPAGLLIYGAQADRYAAEKRAEASLLLSETRLTLDAALAGRLVILRALAALAATRPEVDEKDFSVFASGLAAGLPDVRSLQLARDLTVSHLYPTINNGGILGLRLADSLPRVQMLALRRAIDNNTPVLDGPVPLLQGGTGLILRLPVQLPGENGGPPRLWGLATVILDAKEFFQLAATPASGLRLAVRATDADTGTARLLAGDQTVFGDAPVLAHLDTPGGTWELATMPAGGWTRLPVPPPLLAGGFASWVVLSAALFLLLSWPARLAEAVARATAALDAAKEDLERTVAERTMALTTANEALRASDARYQAFIDATSGMAFFKDENLRYLVVNRNLCQFYGLPPEAVIGRDDAAVMPPELLAECRRSDLAAQQGAAMLTALETLGDRVFEVRKFPVPLPGGLTGVGGYVYDVTDRLAAENALRQSEKALRDLYDNAPVGIFTSLPTGRYLTVNAFMARMYGYADPEDMLRQVKDIESQMYVDPADRHRLMALLEQRGSLSGHETRRRTRDGRVIWVSLHARAVRDAAGKTLRVEGFCTDVTSRNQAEEALAEQENTLRIIFDNSPLGLVAFAPNGAILKCNARFLEIVGTTEDVACGANVLSQMPEAARQALTTALAGTATRMEGSYTSVLGGRTRVLRAMFNPVAAGQDPTPVIASVEDVTLQHEQERSLRLLRAAVEQSPASIVITDAEGAIEYVNPFFTALTGYSAEEALGKTPRVLSSGVHDRAFFQAMWDTLQTGGIWRGELCNRKRNGELYWEDSSISPIRDEQGVVTHYVAVKEDITEQKAREERLARLMSELEAIFNASSVGIVHLGHEGRVIRANARFGALFALDPATLAGRPLEAVHEHEQRRAALRQEILAAVAAGQEASVEERFRNPDGRTLWCAVHGRLIDPAAPQAGSIWIFDDITARKELESVREDVERIMRHDLKAPLGSIVNLPELVAALGEVNEEQRDILAEIEQAGRFMLEQIDLSLDLYKMETGTFQPDLQRIDLAHIVATAVDMLAPLARTRGVPVAFPPDQPPVFALGNALLVQTTAGNLLKNALEAESAGATVVVGFFAAGDQAGFAIANPSPPPAEILPIFFEKYATAGKTKGNGLGTYSARLMTECQGGTIRLDVSESAGTTVSVSLPREHEETPPDDHETLGPYRS, encoded by the coding sequence ATGGTCAAGGCCCGCCTCAGGACGGTGATCTGCGCCGCCATCGCCCTTGCGGGCGCGGCCCTGGCCACGCTGCCGGCCGGTCTGCTCATCTACGGGGCCCAAGCCGACCGTTACGCCGCCGAGAAGCGCGCCGAAGCGAGTCTGCTGTTGTCCGAAACCCGGCTCACCCTGGACGCCGCCCTGGCCGGCCGCCTGGTCATCCTGCGCGCCCTGGCCGCCCTGGCCGCCACCCGGCCGGAGGTGGACGAAAAGGATTTTTCCGTCTTTGCCTCGGGATTGGCCGCCGGCCTGCCCGACGTGCGCTCCCTGCAGCTCGCCCGCGACCTCACCGTTTCCCACCTCTACCCGACCATCAACAACGGCGGCATCCTGGGCCTGCGTCTGGCCGACAGCCTGCCCAGGGTCCAGATGCTGGCCCTGCGCCGGGCCATCGACAACAATACCCCGGTCCTCGACGGTCCCGTGCCCCTGCTCCAGGGCGGCACGGGCCTCATTTTGCGCCTGCCGGTCCAACTTCCCGGCGAAAACGGCGGGCCGCCCAGGTTGTGGGGCCTGGCCACGGTCATTCTCGACGCCAAGGAATTTTTCCAGCTGGCCGCGACCCCCGCCTCGGGACTGCGGCTGGCCGTGCGGGCCACCGATGCCGACACCGGAACCGCTCGCCTCTTGGCCGGCGACCAGACCGTCTTTGGCGACGCTCCGGTCCTGGCCCATCTGGACACGCCGGGCGGGACCTGGGAACTGGCCACCATGCCGGCCGGCGGTTGGACCCGGCTGCCCGTGCCGCCGCCGCTTCTGGCAGGCGGCTTCGCCTCGTGGGTCGTGCTGTCGGCGGCGCTGTTTCTGCTTTTGTCCTGGCCGGCCCGGCTGGCCGAGGCGGTGGCCCGGGCCACGGCCGCCCTGGACGCCGCCAAGGAAGACCTGGAGCGCACCGTGGCCGAGCGCACCATGGCCCTGACCACGGCCAACGAGGCCCTGCGCGCCAGTGACGCCCGCTATCAGGCCTTTATCGACGCCACCAGCGGCATGGCCTTTTTCAAGGACGAAAACCTGCGTTATCTGGTGGTCAACCGCAATCTGTGCCAATTCTACGGATTGCCCCCCGAGGCCGTCATCGGCCGCGACGACGCCGCCGTCATGCCGCCGGAGCTGCTCGCCGAATGCCGCCGCTCGGATCTGGCCGCCCAGCAGGGGGCGGCCATGCTCACGGCCTTGGAAACCCTGGGCGACCGGGTGTTCGAGGTGCGCAAGTTTCCCGTGCCCCTGCCCGGCGGGCTGACCGGGGTCGGCGGCTACGTCTACGACGTCACCGACCGCCTGGCCGCCGAAAACGCCCTGCGCCAAAGCGAGAAGGCCCTGCGCGATCTCTACGACAACGCGCCGGTGGGCATCTTCACTTCCCTGCCCACGGGACGCTACCTCACGGTCAATGCCTTCATGGCCCGCATGTACGGCTACGCCGACCCCGAGGACATGCTGCGCCAGGTGAAGGACATCGAAAGCCAGATGTACGTCGACCCCGCCGACCGCCACAGATTGATGGCCTTGCTGGAACAACGCGGCTCCCTGTCCGGCCACGAGACCCGCCGCCGCACCCGGGACGGCCGCGTCATCTGGGTGTCGCTGCACGCCCGGGCCGTGCGCGACGCCGCCGGCAAGACCTTGCGCGTGGAAGGCTTTTGCACCGACGTCACCAGCCGCAATCAGGCCGAGGAGGCCCTGGCCGAGCAGGAAAACACCCTGCGCATCATTTTCGACAACTCGCCCCTGGGACTCGTAGCCTTCGCCCCGAACGGGGCCATCCTCAAATGCAACGCCCGGTTCCTGGAAATCGTCGGCACGACCGAAGATGTGGCCTGCGGAGCCAACGTCCTGTCTCAAATGCCCGAGGCCGCCCGCCAGGCCCTGACCACCGCCCTGGCCGGAACCGCGACCCGGATGGAAGGCTCCTACACCTCGGTCCTGGGCGGGCGCACGCGCGTGCTGCGGGCCATGTTCAACCCGGTGGCCGCCGGCCAGGACCCCACCCCGGTCATCGCCTCGGTGGAAGACGTGACCCTGCAGCACGAACAGGAACGCAGCCTGCGCCTGCTGCGCGCCGCCGTGGAGCAGTCCCCGGCCTCCATCGTCATCACCGACGCCGAGGGCGCCATCGAATACGTCAATCCCTTCTTCACGGCCCTGACCGGCTACAGCGCCGAGGAAGCCCTGGGCAAGACCCCCCGTGTGCTCAGCAGCGGCGTCCACGACCGGGCCTTTTTCCAGGCCATGTGGGACACCCTCCAGACCGGCGGCATCTGGCGCGGGGAGCTGTGCAACCGCAAGCGCAACGGCGAGCTGTACTGGGAAGATTCGTCGATCTCCCCCATCCGCGACGAGCAGGGAGTCGTCACCCACTACGTGGCGGTCAAGGAGGACATCACCGAACAAAAGGCGCGGGAAGAGCGTCTGGCCCGGCTCATGTCCGAGCTGGAGGCCATCTTCAACGCCTCGTCGGTGGGCATCGTGCACCTGGGCCACGAGGGGCGGGTGATCCGGGCCAACGCCCGGTTCGGGGCGCTGTTCGCCCTGGACCCGGCCACCCTGGCCGGCCGCCCCCTGGAAGCCGTCCACGAACACGAACAGCGCCGGGCCGCCCTGCGGCAGGAGATTCTGGCCGCCGTGGCCGCCGGCCAGGAAGCCTCGGTGGAGGAACGCTTCCGCAACCCCGACGGCCGCACGCTGTGGTGCGCCGTTCACGGCCGCCTCATCGATCCGGCCGCCCCCCAAGCCGGCTCCATCTGGATTTTCGACGACATCACCGCGCGAAAGGAACTGGAGAGCGTGCGCGAGGACGTGGAACGCATCATGCGCCACGACCTCAAGGCGCCCCTTGGCAGCATCGTCAACCTGCCCGAACTGGTGGCCGCCCTGGGCGAGGTCAACGAGGAGCAACGCGACATCCTGGCCGAGATCGAACAAGCCGGCCGGTTCATGCTCGAACAGATCGACCTGTCCCTGGACCTCTATAAAATGGAAACCGGGACCTTCCAGCCCGACCTGCAGCGCATTGATCTGGCCCACATCGTGGCCACGGCGGTGGACATGCTCGCCCCCCTGGCCCGGACCCGGGGCGTGCCCGTCGCCTTCCCGCCGGACCAGCCGCCGGTCTTTGCCCTGGGCAATGCGCTGCTCGTCCAGACCACGGCCGGCAACCTGCTCAAAAACGCCCTGGAAGCCGAATCGGCCGGGGCCACGGTTGTGGTGGGCTTTTTCGCCGCCGGCGACCAGGCCGGCTTCGCCATCGCCAACCCCAGCCCCCCACCGGCCGAGATCCTCCCGATCTTTTTTGAGAAATACGCCACGGCCGGCAAAACCAAGGGCAATGGCCTGGGCACCTACTCGGCCCGGCTCATGACCGAATGCCAGGGCGGGACCATCCGCCTCGACGTGTCGGAATCCGCTGGCACCACCGTCAGCGTATCCCTCCCCCGGGAGCACGAAGAGACGCCGCCGGACGACCACGAGACGCTTGGGCCGTATCGTTCCTGA
- the nhaB gene encoding sodium/proton antiporter NhaB, which yields MPRTLPRALLANVLGNSPDWYKLTILAFLVVNPILLAVVGPFVTGWLLIGEFIFTLAMALSCYPLPAGGLLALEAVLMGLTTPQALYNETAHNFPVILLLIFMVAGIYFMKDMLQYVFTKILMKVRGKIALSLLFCFAGAFLSAFLDALTVTAVIIAVAYGFYEVYHRHASAGKCRLGEDVGMGDACRRDLAQFRGFLRNLMMHGAVGTALGGVCTLVGEPQNLLIAHEMGWHFGEFFLKVAPVSMPVLVVGLATTVLVERFSLFGYGFKLPAEVRRVLAAEDARRDAAMTQRQRANLYVQGAAAVYLVAALALHLAEVGVIGLSIIILLTAFCGVTEEHRIGHAFVEALPFTALLVVFFAIVAVIHDQHLFAPVTNFVLSLSGRTQTAAYYLANGLLSMISDNVFVATVYITETKAHFVKLLDAVPGLGLSGSELLARLADPANSRDTVLAGLPEAARPAVIATLTHFDRLAVAINTGTNIPSVATPNGQAAFLFLLTSALAPLIRLSYGEMVKQALPYTITMSLSGLAAVWLFL from the coding sequence ATGCCGCGGACATTGCCCCGGGCCCTTCTCGCCAACGTGCTCGGCAACTCGCCGGACTGGTACAAGCTGACCATCCTCGCCTTTTTGGTTGTAAACCCCATCCTGCTGGCTGTAGTCGGCCCCTTTGTGACGGGCTGGCTGCTCATTGGCGAGTTCATCTTCACCCTGGCCATGGCCCTGTCCTGCTATCCGCTGCCGGCCGGGGGCCTGCTGGCCCTGGAGGCCGTGCTCATGGGGCTGACAACGCCCCAGGCCCTCTACAACGAGACGGCCCACAATTTTCCGGTGATCCTGCTTTTGATCTTCATGGTGGCCGGCATCTACTTCATGAAGGATATGCTTCAGTACGTGTTCACCAAGATCCTCATGAAGGTGCGGGGAAAAATCGCCCTGTCGCTGCTTTTTTGCTTCGCCGGGGCCTTTCTCTCGGCCTTCCTCGACGCGCTCACCGTCACCGCCGTCATCATTGCCGTGGCTTACGGCTTTTACGAGGTTTACCACCGCCACGCCTCGGCCGGGAAATGCCGGTTGGGCGAAGACGTCGGCATGGGCGACGCCTGTCGCCGGGATCTGGCCCAGTTTCGCGGCTTTTTACGCAACCTCATGATGCACGGCGCGGTGGGCACGGCCCTTGGCGGCGTGTGCACCCTGGTCGGCGAACCGCAGAATCTGCTTATCGCCCATGAAATGGGCTGGCATTTCGGGGAGTTCTTTCTCAAGGTCGCGCCGGTGTCCATGCCGGTGCTGGTCGTGGGCCTGGCCACCACCGTCCTTGTCGAGCGGTTTTCCCTTTTCGGCTACGGCTTCAAGCTGCCGGCCGAAGTGCGCCGGGTGCTGGCCGCCGAGGACGCCCGGCGCGACGCGGCCATGACCCAGCGCCAGCGGGCCAACCTCTACGTCCAGGGCGCGGCCGCCGTCTATCTCGTGGCCGCCCTGGCCCTGCACCTGGCCGAAGTCGGGGTCATCGGCCTGTCCATCATCATCCTGCTCACCGCCTTTTGCGGCGTCACCGAAGAGCACCGCATCGGCCACGCCTTTGTCGAAGCCCTGCCCTTTACCGCCCTGCTCGTGGTCTTTTTCGCCATCGTGGCCGTCATCCACGACCAGCACCTGTTCGCCCCGGTGACGAACTTCGTGCTGTCGCTTTCCGGCCGCACCCAGACCGCCGCCTACTACCTGGCCAATGGCCTGCTCTCCATGATCAGCGACAACGTGTTCGTGGCCACGGTCTACATCACCGAGACCAAGGCCCATTTCGTGAAGCTCCTGGACGCCGTGCCCGGCCTGGGTCTGTCCGGCTCCGAACTCCTGGCCCGGCTGGCCGATCCGGCCAACAGCCGCGACACGGTGCTGGCCGGACTGCCCGAGGCCGCCCGGCCGGCCGTGATCGCCACCCTGACCCATTTCGACCGGCTGGCCGTGGCCATCAACACCGGCACCAACATCCCCAGCGTGGCCACGCCCAACGGTCAGGCCGCGTTCCTGTTTCTTCTGACCTCGGCCCTGGCCCCGCTGATTCGCCTGTCCTACGGCGAAATGGTCAAGCAAGCCCTGCCCTACACCATCACCATGAGCCTGTCGGGCCTGGCCGCCGTCTGGCTCTTTTTGTAG
- a CDS encoding response regulator, translating into MPVVSLFHGAFCQEKAVADALAAAANLTVVTDDACIRQAGERSGLGPAAVARAFAAKVSVFDRFTHETNQALAWLRLVLAERLAENDALLLVGGCALLPPRAIGHILRACLIADAPARRRLAAEAGHDAQSARKLLAAADADRVALAARATGSADPWDPMLFDMVLPMDKLPLAAAVDCLVGHLGDAAVQPTEATRAAAADFLLAAKVQTALAAKGHDVRVAAHDGLVSLTIERKVLLLSSLERELRAIAAAVPGVADVLVKVGKGFYQSDIYRRADFDMPSRVLLVDDERDFVQTLSDRLSLRQIGVHAVFDGETALAAVAGEAPDVLVLDLRLPGINGLEALRRAKAARPDLEVVVLSGAAGPAERQACLALGAFAVLDKPADVDALAEVLRQAGKKARANQSAAATGA; encoded by the coding sequence ATGCCCGTTGTTTCCCTGTTTCACGGCGCGTTTTGCCAGGAAAAAGCCGTGGCCGACGCCCTGGCGGCGGCCGCGAACCTGACCGTCGTCACAGATGATGCCTGCATCCGCCAGGCCGGGGAGCGCTCGGGCCTGGGGCCGGCCGCCGTGGCCCGGGCCTTTGCCGCCAAGGTCTCGGTTTTTGACCGCTTCACCCACGAAACCAACCAGGCTCTGGCCTGGCTGCGTCTGGTTCTGGCCGAACGGCTGGCCGAAAACGACGCGCTGCTTTTGGTCGGCGGCTGCGCCCTGCTGCCGCCGCGCGCCATCGGCCACATCCTGCGGGCCTGCCTGATCGCCGACGCCCCGGCCAGACGCCGTCTGGCCGCCGAGGCCGGCCACGACGCCCAGAGCGCGCGCAAACTTTTGGCCGCAGCCGACGCCGACCGGGTCGCCTTGGCCGCCCGGGCCACGGGGTCGGCCGATCCCTGGGACCCCATGCTCTTCGACATGGTCCTGCCCATGGACAAGCTGCCCCTGGCGGCCGCCGTGGACTGCCTCGTCGGGCATCTGGGCGACGCCGCCGTGCAGCCCACCGAGGCCACCCGGGCCGCCGCGGCCGATTTTCTCCTGGCCGCCAAGGTCCAGACCGCCCTGGCCGCCAAGGGCCACGACGTGCGCGTGGCCGCCCACGACGGGCTGGTGAGCCTCACCATCGAACGCAAGGTGCTGCTGTTGTCGAGCCTGGAGCGGGAGCTGCGGGCCATCGCCGCCGCCGTGCCCGGCGTGGCCGACGTGCTGGTCAAGGTGGGCAAGGGCTTCTACCAGTCCGACATTTATCGGCGGGCGGATTTCGACATGCCGTCCCGGGTGCTGCTGGTGGATGATGAGCGGGATTTCGTCCAGACGCTGTCCGACCGCCTGAGCCTGCGCCAGATCGGGGTCCATGCCGTGTTCGACGGCGAGACGGCTCTGGCCGCCGTGGCCGGGGAGGCCCCGGACGTGCTGGTGCTGGACCTGCGGCTGCCGGGCATAAACGGCCTCGAAGCCCTGCGCCGGGCCAAGGCCGCCCGGCCCGACCTGGAAGTGGTGGTGCTTTCGGGAGCGGCCGGCCCGGCAGAACGCCAGGCCTGCCTGGCCCTTGGCGCCTTCGCCGTGCTGGACAAGCCGGCCGACGTCGATGCCCTGGCCGAGGTTCTGCGCCAGGCTGGGAAGAAGGCCAGAGCCAATCAATCGGCGGCCGCAACCGGGGCGTGA
- a CDS encoding RrF2 family transcriptional regulator, with the protein MKLTTRSRYGTRMILDMALHGQNGPVRIKDIAARQGVSVKYLEKLVRDLKEAGFVRSRRGPRGGHELDKPLDAISVGAIVRALEGDLSLVECADEAGPCPRQADCLTRGVWMEAARAMHEKLDSITLADLVAGATGCALGANAEPVAI; encoded by the coding sequence ATGAAACTCACCACGCGAAGCCGCTACGGCACGCGCATGATCCTCGACATGGCCCTGCACGGGCAAAACGGTCCGGTGCGCATCAAGGACATCGCCGCCCGCCAGGGCGTGTCCGTGAAATACCTGGAGAAACTCGTGCGCGACCTCAAGGAGGCCGGTTTCGTGCGCAGCCGGCGCGGGCCGCGCGGCGGCCACGAACTCGACAAGCCCCTGGACGCCATTTCCGTGGGCGCCATCGTGCGGGCCCTGGAAGGCGACCTGTCGCTGGTCGAGTGCGCCGACGAGGCCGGCCCCTGCCCGCGCCAAGCCGACTGCCTCACGCGCGGCGTGTGGATGGAGGCGGCCCGGGCCATGCATGAAAAACTCGATTCCATCACCCTGGCCGATCTGGTGGCCGGGGCCACGGGCTGCGCCCTGGGCGCGAACGCGGAGCCGGTCGCCATATAA
- a CDS encoding PAS domain S-box protein produces MNGGNDDGAGVLLAAAGTRVPDGLAGELAALGHAVGSLEAPPARPVAGVLAAAPGGLEAAEGILRDWRLRGLAAVCLAEGGDAAFLSALADLRPAALLTLPVSRPVLAVALDGAASQCGEDVGERLAVLKSLMDAAVNPIYVQDTAGHYIGVNRAFAAFLGVTIESAQGLTAAAIFSDEVGDYLAERDQEILAQGGVQQFEVALEDASGRERHLVFHRARFEDAGGIPQGIVGVATDVTDSKRVEKDLRDEQEVLRRILAGIRAGIFIIDPRTQVVEDVNPMAEELCGRAREELVGKRCGDIVWTDPEGRPLPTCSVLAERNILNEEMRLTRPDGRILPVIKTVVTAKRRGDLRLFEIVFDVSERKALERQLAVAQKLESIGELAAGIAHEINTPTQYIGDNLHFLSTAFDGVSKALAKVEAVARRLAEGGGAAAALAAIEAARVEADVDFLLDEAPRALEQSVEGVARVTAIVSAMKKFSHPGGEEKTAVDLNAAVENTVTVAKNEWKYTSDVILELDRTLPPVYCHPGDFNQVILNILVNAAHAVAEKVKGTTDKGRIVIRTEADGAAFKLSVADSGIGISAENRRKIFDPFFTTKEVGKGTGQGLAITHNIVVTKHGGSIDFESEPGKGSTFVVRVPFGSPPPARSAPGELS; encoded by the coding sequence ATGAACGGCGGAAACGACGACGGCGCGGGCGTGCTGCTGGCGGCGGCCGGGACCCGGGTTCCGGACGGGCTGGCCGGGGAGCTCGCGGCCTTGGGCCATGCCGTCGGTTCCCTGGAGGCTCCCCCGGCCCGGCCCGTGGCCGGGGTGTTGGCGGCGGCCCCGGGCGGCTTGGAGGCGGCCGAAGGCATCCTGCGCGACTGGCGTTTGCGCGGGCTGGCCGCCGTGTGTCTGGCCGAGGGCGGCGACGCGGCCTTTTTGTCCGCCCTGGCCGACTTGCGGCCCGCCGCCCTGCTCACCCTGCCCGTGTCCCGCCCGGTCCTGGCCGTGGCCCTGGACGGGGCCGCCAGCCAATGCGGCGAGGACGTGGGCGAGCGGCTGGCCGTGCTCAAAAGCCTCATGGACGCCGCCGTCAATCCCATCTACGTCCAAGACACCGCCGGCCACTACATCGGCGTCAACCGCGCCTTTGCCGCCTTTCTCGGCGTCACCATCGAAAGCGCCCAGGGGCTGACGGCCGCGGCGATCTTTTCCGACGAGGTCGGCGACTATCTGGCCGAGCGCGACCAGGAGATCCTGGCCCAGGGCGGGGTGCAGCAGTTCGAGGTGGCCCTGGAAGACGCTTCGGGCCGGGAGCGCCATCTGGTCTTCCACCGGGCCCGGTTCGAGGACGCCGGAGGCATCCCCCAGGGCATCGTCGGCGTGGCCACCGACGTCACCGACAGCAAGCGGGTGGAAAAGGATCTGCGCGACGAGCAGGAAGTGCTGCGCCGCATCCTGGCCGGCATCCGGGCCGGCATCTTCATCATCGACCCGCGCACCCAGGTGGTTGAGGACGTCAATCCCATGGCCGAGGAACTGTGCGGCCGCGCCCGGGAGGAACTCGTCGGCAAACGCTGCGGCGACATCGTCTGGACCGATCCCGAAGGCCGGCCCCTGCCTACCTGCTCGGTGCTGGCCGAGCGCAACATCTTAAACGAGGAAATGCGCCTCACCCGCCCCGACGGCCGCATCCTGCCGGTCATCAAGACCGTGGTCACGGCCAAGCGCCGGGGCGATCTGCGGCTTTTCGAGATCGTCTTCGACGTCAGCGAACGCAAGGCCCTGGAACGCCAGCTGGCCGTGGCCCAGAAGCTCGAATCCATCGGCGAACTGGCCGCCGGCATCGCCCACGAAATCAACACCCCCACCCAGTACATCGGCGACAACCTGCATTTTCTCTCCACCGCCTTTGACGGCGTGAGCAAAGCCCTGGCCAAGGTCGAGGCCGTGGCCCGCCGGCTGGCCGAAGGGGGCGGCGCCGCCGCCGCGTTGGCCGCCATTGAGGCCGCCCGGGTCGAGGCCGACGTGGATTTCCTTCTCGACGAGGCCCCCCGCGCCCTGGAACAGTCCGTGGAAGGCGTGGCCCGGGTCACGGCCATCGTCTCGGCCATGAAGAAGTTCTCCCATCCCGGCGGCGAGGAAAAAACCGCCGTGGACCTCAACGCGGCCGTGGAAAACACCGTCACCGTGGCCAAAAACGAGTGGAAGTATACCAGCGACGTGATCCTCGAACTGGACCGGACCCTGCCCCCGGTCTACTGCCACCCCGGCGATTTCAATCAGGTCATCCTCAACATCCTGGTCAACGCCGCCCACGCCGTGGCGGAAAAGGTCAAGGGCACCACCGACAAGGGCCGCATCGTCATCCGCACCGAGGCCGACGGCGCCGCCTTCAAGCTGTCCGTGGCCGATTCCGGCATCGGCATTTCGGCCGAGAACCGCCGAAAGATCTTCGATCCCTTCTTCACCACCAAGGAGGTGGGCAAGGGCACGGGCCAAGGATTGGCCATCACCCACAACATCGTGGTGACCAAACACGGCGGTTCCATCGATTTCGAATCCGAGCCGGGCAAGGGCTCCACCTTTGTCGTGCGCGTGCCCTTCGGCTCGCCGCCGCCCGCCCGAAGCGCGCCAGGGGAATTGTCGTGA
- a CDS encoding response regulator, producing MKTRILFVDDEPNVLSALRRMFHDMRGEWEMDFASDGPSGLAMIAEQPYDVVVADMRMPGMDGAMFLREAQVHNPGAIRIVLSGHSDRDMILQTVRPAHQFLQKPCQPAELKAVIARGLSLREVFLDDRVKNVVARLDRLPTVPRLYAALLDVLSKEDPSMREVSGLIAQDVGMSAGVLKLVNSAFFGLRIHVSSPAHAVNLLGLEVVKALVLGIGLFDRFDKEAFRDFDLEKLWSHCLGTARFARAIAETEDAPAAVREHCYIAGLLHDVGKLVMATNFPERYQEVIRACQAGEGTILDMEHHIFGASHAEVGAYLLGLWGVEDEVVRAVYLHHEPGRDRRAGFSALAAVHVANRLQHEMVIFSPDYAINPLDELYLTASGLDARLTEWRAACQAVLDQPGRDDD from the coding sequence GTGAAAACCCGCATCCTTTTCGTTGACGACGAGCCCAACGTCCTGTCTGCCCTGCGCCGCATGTTCCACGACATGCGCGGGGAGTGGGAGATGGATTTCGCCTCGGACGGCCCGTCCGGGCTGGCCATGATCGCCGAACAGCCCTACGACGTGGTGGTGGCCGACATGCGCATGCCCGGCATGGATGGGGCCATGTTCCTGCGCGAAGCCCAGGTCCACAACCCCGGGGCCATCCGCATCGTGCTGTCGGGCCACTCCGACCGGGACATGATCCTGCAGACCGTGCGCCCGGCCCACCAGTTCCTGCAAAAGCCCTGTCAGCCGGCCGAACTCAAGGCCGTCATCGCCCGGGGCCTGTCGCTTCGCGAAGTCTTTCTCGACGACCGGGTCAAAAACGTGGTGGCCCGCCTGGACCGGCTGCCCACCGTGCCGCGCCTCTATGCCGCGCTCCTGGACGTGCTCTCCAAGGAGGACCCGTCCATGCGCGAGGTGTCCGGGCTCATCGCCCAGGACGTGGGCATGTCGGCCGGCGTGCTCAAGCTCGTCAACTCGGCCTTTTTCGGGCTGCGCATCCACGTCTCCAGCCCGGCCCACGCCGTCAATCTGCTGGGCCTGGAAGTGGTCAAGGCCCTGGTGCTGGGCATCGGGCTTTTCGACCGCTTCGACAAGGAGGCCTTTCGCGACTTCGATCTGGAAAAACTCTGGAGCCACTGCCTGGGCACGGCCCGCTTCGCCCGGGCCATCGCCGAAACCGAGGACGCCCCGGCCGCCGTGCGCGAACACTGCTACATCGCCGGGCTGCTGCACGACGTCGGCAAGCTCGTCATGGCCACCAACTTCCCCGAGCGCTACCAAGAAGTCATCCGGGCCTGCCAGGCCGGCGAAGGCACCATCCTCGACATGGAACACCACATTTTCGGCGCCTCCCACGCCGAGGTCGGGGCTTACCTGCTCGGGCTTTGGGGCGTGGAGGACGAGGTGGTGCGGGCGGTCTACCTGCACCACGAGCCGGGCCGCGACCGCCGGGCCGGCTTTTCGGCCCTGGCCGCCGTGCACGTGGCCAACCGCCTGCAACACGAAATGGTGATCTTCAGCCCCGACTACGCCATCAATCCCCTGGACGAACTCTACCTCACGGCCTCGGGCCTCGACGCCCGGCTGACCGAATGGCGCGCCGCCTGCCAGGCCGTCCTGGACCAGCCCGGCCGGGATGACGACTGA
- a CDS encoding STAS domain-containing protein, which yields MELSAQLSGTCLVATVGVSEVDHTVSDDFRDALLSRYERAGAVDLLLDLTQVAFMDSKAIGAMVSVRKAVAAKDGRMGLCGLHPHVAKIVRVVTLGAIFDVFADAGQGLAQYR from the coding sequence ATGGAACTGTCCGCGCAACTGTCTGGAACCTGCCTGGTGGCGACGGTCGGCGTATCCGAAGTGGACCATACCGTCAGCGACGACTTCCGCGACGCGCTGTTGTCCCGCTACGAGCGCGCCGGGGCCGTCGATCTGCTCTTGGACCTGACCCAGGTGGCCTTCATGGACAGCAAGGCCATCGGCGCCATGGTGTCGGTGCGCAAAGCCGTGGCCGCCAAGGACGGGCGCATGGGACTGTGCGGCCTGCACCCCCACGTCGCCAAGATCGTGCGCGTGGTTACCCTCGGCGCGATCTTCGACGTCTTCGCCGACGCCGGCCAGGGCCTGGCCCAGTATCGGTGA